In Musa acuminata AAA Group cultivar baxijiao chromosome BXJ2-10, Cavendish_Baxijiao_AAA, whole genome shotgun sequence, a genomic segment contains:
- the LOC103969469 gene encoding transcription factor NIGTH1, whose amino-acid sequence MGSSAAEDISLDLKLFTARTVAGFLKEAFVMESGDGRVAKLEESVRSLEEEKRKIEAFKRELPLCMHLLTDVIEGLEKELEKCRGERCARVFGESIPIKEKFEEEGREKVEKDCEAKMNWMSSAQLWSDNPNRNNCKDNKNEKKVTPEGGGELKRQQKKENLFLESKSLSGGGAFVPFKGLSAVTANGEEGKPTVALPDLSLQAPAMDNGALTLSAVTEGHFVSGSGSKGAGRAPTSAPATAGDHPSSQAQQPPPRKVRRCWSPELHRRFLFALQKLGGAQVATPKQIRELMKVDGLTNDEVKSHLQKYRLHARRMPNSSDAVNRRVAVAGGVWVPEEQYSNSSQQSVSQSGSPQSPLQLAGATPVVSVTAGDSCEEEDGKSESFSWK is encoded by the exons ATGGGTTCGTCGGCGGCGGAGGATATCAGCTTGGATTTGAAGCTGTTCACGGCGAGAACCGTCGCCGGTTTCCTGAAGGAGGCGTTCGTGATGGAGAGCGGAGACGGGAGGGTGGCGAAGCTGGAGGAGTCCGTGAGGAGcctggaagaggagaagaggaagatcgAAGCTTTCAAGCGGGAGCTCCCTCTCTGCATGCATCTGCTCACCGATG TGATCGAGGGGTTGGAGAAGGAGCTGGAGAAATGCAGGGGCGAGAGATGCGCGCGCGTCTTCGGTGAATCCATACCCATCAAGGAAAAatttgaagaggaaggaagggaaAAAGTTGAAAAGGATTGCGAGGCGAAGATGAACTGGATGAGTTCTGCGCAGCTCTGGAGCGACAACCCCAACAGAAACAATTGCAAGGACAATAAGAATGAGAAGAAAGTCACACCAGAG GGAGGCGGAGAGCTCAAACGCCAGCAGAAGAAGGAGAACTTGTTCCTGGAATCCAAGAGCCTGAGCGGCGGTGGCGCGTTCGTGCCATTCAAAGGCCTATCAGCCGTCACAGCTAACGGGGAGGAAGGGAAGCCCACCGTCGCCTTGCCAGACCTGTCGCTTCAGGCGCCTGCAATGGACAACGGAGCCCTCACTCTTTCTGCCGTCACCGAGGGCCACTTTGTCAGTGGCTCAGGCTCCAAGGGCGCCGGTAGGGCTCCGACCTCAGCTCCGGCGACGGCCGGTGACCACCCGAGCTCGCAGGCACAGCAGCCGCCGCCAAGGAAAGTGCGACGGTGCTGGTCGCCGGAGCTGCATCGCCGGTTCCTCTTCGCCCTTCAGAAGCTCGGCGGCGCCCAAG TGGCGACTCCTAAGCAGATTAGAGAACTGATGAAGGTGGACGGCCTCACCAACGATGAAGTGAAAAGCCATCTGCAG AAATATCGTCTGCATGCTCGACGGATGCCTAATTCTTCAGACGCTGTGAACCGACGTGTTGCAGTTGCAGGAGGCGTGTGGGTTCCCGAGGAGCAGTATAGCAATTCCTCGCAGCAGAGTGTTTCTCAATCTGGCTCTCCACAGAGCCCTCTTCAGCTAGCTGGGGCTACTCCAGTGGTGTCTGTTACTGCCGGAGATAGCTGCGAGGAAGAAGATGGGAAGTCAGAGAGCTTTAGCTGGAAATGA